Proteins from a single region of Dyadobacter fanqingshengii:
- a CDS encoding helix-turn-helix domain-containing protein, translating into MELKLIKSDAEYELMLEWIDEQFDKKPNPESKEGNNLEIALLLIKAYEDVHYKIPSPDPIEAIKLKMEEKGLKSKDLVDWVGSKSYVSAILNRKKPLTLKLAKLFHEKLGIPAQVLLG; encoded by the coding sequence ATGGAATTGAAATTGATTAAAAGCGATGCCGAGTATGAGCTGATGCTCGAATGGATCGATGAGCAATTTGATAAAAAGCCAAATCCTGAAAGCAAAGAAGGAAACAATCTGGAAATCGCTTTGCTCTTGATCAAAGCTTATGAAGATGTGCATTATAAAATCCCTTCTCCGGATCCGATCGAGGCGATTAAGCTTAAAATGGAAGAGAAAGGATTAAAAAGTAAGGATCTGGTGGATTGGGTAGGCAGCAAAAGTTACGTGTCTGCCATACTGAACAGAAAAAAACCCTTGACCTTGAAGCTTGCAAAATTGTTCCACGAAAAGCTCGGCATTCCTGCGCAAGTACTTCTCGGATAG
- a CDS encoding type II toxin-antitoxin system HigB family toxin, protein MFNIIARKTLLAYCVMYPQASNALREWYEEMINAEFSSFQELKAVFAKASLVGDDRVVFNIMGNHYRLVVRIVFEYKTIQIKWFGNHSDYDKVDVKSIKYKP, encoded by the coding sequence ATGTTTAATATTATCGCACGCAAAACACTTTTAGCATATTGCGTCATGTATCCGCAGGCTTCCAATGCATTAAGAGAATGGTATGAGGAAATGATCAATGCGGAATTTAGTAGTTTTCAGGAATTGAAGGCTGTCTTTGCAAAGGCAAGTTTGGTAGGCGATGATCGGGTGGTGTTTAATATTATGGGAAATCATTACCGACTGGTCGTCAGAATTGTATTTGAATACAAAACGATCCAGATCAAATGGTTCGGAAACCATTCTGACTATGATAAAGTGGATGTGAAATCGATAAAATATAAACCGTGA
- a CDS encoding DUF6157 family protein, which translates to MSNIKTHTTNYFDTFIQVAEDSPAKIGEIPPAKGSEKSVANIQFEMISEHPYQYTSDDVIFQTYATRQGFEKNELAAEREKFFSKGQPCLRASPLTKRYGWGVHSNSEGKVALYGRDSEEYDKYSADDKVDTVKAMRSKRA; encoded by the coding sequence ATGAGCAATATAAAAACACATACAACCAATTACTTCGACACATTTATCCAGGTCGCCGAAGACAGCCCGGCAAAAATCGGCGAAATCCCGCCAGCAAAAGGCTCGGAAAAATCAGTGGCGAACATTCAGTTCGAAATGATCAGTGAACATCCATATCAATACACATCCGACGACGTCATTTTCCAGACTTATGCCACCCGCCAGGGCTTTGAGAAAAATGAGCTCGCAGCGGAACGCGAAAAATTCTTCTCCAAAGGTCAGCCCTGCCTGAGAGCTTCTCCACTCACCAAAAGATACGGCTGGGGCGTCCACAGCAACTCCGAAGGGAAAGTGGCGCTATACGGCCGCGATTCCGAAGAATATGATAAGTATTCAGCGGATGATAAAGTTGATACTGTGAAGGCGATGCGGTCGAAGCGGGCATAG
- a CDS encoding MBL fold metallo-hydrolase, producing the protein MKATFALLFLMISAPLWAQLPAADDLQTSKGPLKIQPLNHATMALTWAGKTIYVDPYAGTKTFKGIAAPDLILITDIHGDHFDAKTLDSLDLSKAIIVAPKAVIDMMSEKLKAKAVAVANGQTISKLDVSIMAIPMYNLPESADAKHTKGRGNGYVLKFGDKTVYISGDTAGIPEMRALKNIDAAFVCMNLPYTMDVPEAASAVLDFKPKIVYPYHYRGQNGLSDTEAFKKQVNAGDAKIDVRLRDWYSIK; encoded by the coding sequence ATGAAAGCTACATTTGCACTTCTATTTCTAATGATTTCCGCTCCGTTATGGGCGCAACTTCCTGCTGCCGATGACCTGCAAACGTCAAAAGGACCGTTGAAAATCCAACCGCTTAATCACGCCACGATGGCTCTGACCTGGGCCGGAAAAACAATTTACGTCGATCCTTATGCCGGCACAAAAACATTCAAAGGCATTGCTGCGCCGGACCTGATTCTTATAACAGACATCCATGGTGACCATTTCGACGCTAAGACACTGGACTCCCTGGATTTGAGCAAAGCGATCATTGTCGCACCGAAGGCTGTCATTGATATGATGTCGGAAAAACTTAAAGCCAAAGCAGTTGCGGTTGCCAACGGTCAGACAATCAGTAAACTTGATGTTTCAATCATGGCCATTCCGATGTACAACCTGCCAGAGTCGGCAGATGCAAAGCATACCAAGGGTCGTGGCAATGGTTACGTCTTGAAATTTGGCGATAAAACGGTTTACATAAGCGGCGACACAGCCGGCATTCCGGAAATGCGCGCTTTGAAAAACATTGATGCAGCGTTCGTTTGCATGAACCTGCCCTACACCATGGACGTGCCTGAGGCCGCCTCCGCAGTTCTCGATTTCAAACCAAAAATCGTCTATCCATATCACTACCGCGGCCAAAACGGCCTGAGCGACACAGAAGCCTTCAAAAAGCAGGTAAACGCCGGCGACGCGAAGATTGATGTAAGGCTAAGGGATTGGTATTCGATTAAGTAA
- a CDS encoding type II toxin-antitoxin system VapC family toxin, with amino-acid sequence MALSSVAIDTNVAIEALNGNPLTIRMLERFDLIYLPITVCGELLYGAKNSSRVHYNLPRYESFISDCEVLDTQESVAKEYSSIKKHLRDVGCPIPENDIWIAAICTFYNIPLFTRDGHFENIPVLKRF; translated from the coding sequence ATGGCATTGAGTAGCGTTGCGATCGACACAAACGTTGCAATTGAAGCGCTTAATGGAAATCCCTTGACAATCAGAATGCTGGAAAGATTTGATCTGATCTATCTGCCTATCACTGTGTGCGGGGAATTGCTTTATGGAGCCAAAAATTCCAGCCGCGTACATTATAATCTCCCACGTTACGAATCTTTTATATCGGACTGCGAGGTTCTTGACACGCAGGAATCCGTTGCAAAGGAGTATTCAAGTATCAAGAAGCATTTGCGGGATGTGGGTTGCCCAATCCCTGAAAATGACATCTGGATAGCCGCAATTTGTACTTTTTACAACATTCCATTATTCACCAGGGATGGACATTTCGAAAATATTCCGGTTTTGAAAAGATTTTGA
- a CDS encoding LytR/AlgR family response regulator transcription factor, with product MKVVIIEDEYPAAERLEKLIRKLDPRIEIIAVLESVESARLWFAEAHHVDLIFSDIQLSDGLSFQIFEAFPAHSPIVFTTSYDEYAIKAFRVKSIDYLLKPIKLPELADAIKKFDELKEDFSPKAYARKVESLLDSLEMSKKAHKTRFLVKNGEQLIPIHQDQVAYFYTANELSCLVGTDGRQYLVDYKLEELETLVDPASFFRLNRQFIARVSAIEKIHTYFNGKLKIQLRPETAQEVIVSREKAPAFKSWLEN from the coding sequence ATGAAAGTTGTTATCATAGAAGACGAATATCCGGCCGCAGAGCGGCTGGAAAAACTGATCAGGAAACTTGATCCCAGGATTGAGATCATTGCCGTGCTGGAAAGCGTCGAATCGGCCAGGTTATGGTTCGCCGAAGCACACCACGTGGATTTGATATTTTCAGATATTCAGCTCTCCGACGGACTCAGTTTCCAGATTTTCGAAGCATTTCCCGCGCACAGCCCCATCGTTTTCACCACCTCTTACGACGAATACGCCATTAAAGCTTTTCGGGTAAAAAGCATTGATTACCTCCTGAAACCCATTAAGTTACCGGAGTTGGCCGACGCGATAAAAAAGTTTGATGAGTTAAAAGAAGACTTTTCGCCAAAGGCTTATGCCAGAAAAGTAGAGTCGCTGCTGGATAGTCTGGAAATGAGCAAGAAGGCGCACAAGACGCGTTTTCTGGTCAAAAATGGCGAACAACTGATCCCGATTCACCAGGATCAGGTTGCCTATTTTTACACGGCTAATGAACTCTCCTGCCTCGTCGGAACGGACGGGCGGCAATATCTTGTCGATTACAAATTGGAGGAGTTGGAAACATTGGTTGACCCGGCCAGCTTTTTCCGGCTGAACCGGCAGTTTATCGCTCGTGTGAGCGCGATCGAGAAGATCCACACTTATTTTAATGGTAAGTTAAAGATCCAGCTCAGGCCGGAAACTGCTCAGGAAGTGATTGTCAGCCGGGAAAAAGCACCAGCCTTTAAATCGTGGCTGGAAAACTAA
- a CDS encoding sensor histidine kinase: MKEKYTLNDWRMRLVGIPLLSFLIPAIIHIENFMKLNIIFFYNVLISALITVALWEGNRFIIVRMRRLFPDYSQTDKRLLTEAVLALAYTFVVTMILDEVLCKIFLKSEGTMLGFKISLIPTLLVYLVYEAVYFFEAWKANVRKTESLMREGVQSQLEVLKNQLDPHFLFNSMNTLAALIDDDNTDAQDYLERLSDVYRYVLVSRNKDTVLVEEELAFVDAYVYLNKIRFRDNLLVEKELSSETYRQHVTPLSLQMLIENAIKHNVASKENPLKITIREDNNYLVIANNILEKTVLEKSTRVGLQNIINRYSLLTERRVEISRNDNVFSVKIPLLAQLA, translated from the coding sequence ATGAAAGAGAAATATACATTGAACGATTGGAGGATGCGGTTGGTCGGGATTCCCCTGCTTTCCTTTCTGATTCCGGCGATCATACATATTGAAAATTTCATGAAGCTGAACATTATATTTTTTTATAATGTGCTGATTTCCGCGCTGATAACCGTGGCGCTGTGGGAAGGGAACCGTTTCATTATCGTGAGAATGCGCAGGCTTTTTCCCGATTACAGCCAAACTGACAAACGCCTTTTAACCGAAGCCGTCCTGGCCCTCGCCTACACCTTCGTGGTCACAATGATCCTTGACGAAGTCCTCTGCAAGATCTTTCTGAAGTCGGAAGGAACCATGTTGGGATTCAAGATCAGTCTCATCCCTACGCTCTTGGTTTACCTTGTATATGAGGCCGTTTATTTCTTCGAAGCCTGGAAAGCCAATGTTCGCAAAACAGAATCGCTGATGCGCGAAGGCGTCCAATCACAATTGGAAGTGCTTAAAAATCAGCTCGATCCGCATTTTTTGTTCAACAGCATGAACACCCTGGCGGCATTGATCGACGATGATAACACAGATGCGCAGGATTATCTGGAAAGGCTTTCTGACGTTTACAGATACGTGTTGGTGAGCCGCAATAAGGACACGGTGCTGGTGGAAGAAGAACTCGCTTTTGTGGATGCTTATGTGTATTTGAACAAAATTCGTTTTCGCGATAATTTGCTGGTAGAAAAGGAGTTGTCCAGCGAAACGTATCGGCAGCATGTGACGCCGCTAAGTTTGCAAATGCTGATTGAGAATGCCATCAAGCATAATGTTGCCTCCAAAGAAAACCCTTTGAAAATCACCATTCGCGAAGACAATAATTACCTGGTTATTGCCAATAATATCCTGGAAAAAACCGTCCTTGAAAAATCAACAAGGGTTGGACTACAAAACATCATTAACCGATATAGCCTGCTGACCGAACGGCGCGTTGAGATCTCGCGGAACGATAATGTGTTCAGCGTCAAAATCCCGCTTCTGGCGCAGCTGGCATAG
- a CDS encoding TonB-dependent receptor produces the protein MKKLLLFTLLFVAGQLAAGQAFAQQATQTIRGVIRDEVSQTPVIGASVMLVQPEGSNPIGAITDVNGAFKITGVPQGRQTFRITSVGYEEQRLSNVLLTSGKEVIVNVTMTENVQALNEVVVTADRSNDKSKTNNELSLVSGRSFNIEDTKRYAGSLGDPSRMAANYAGVVSGDDSRNDIVVRGNSPTGMLWQLEGLNIPNPNHFGSLSATGGPVSLLNNNVLAKSDFMTSAFPAQYGNALSAVFDLRMREGNNEQSEFLGQVGFNGFELGAEGPFSKKSKASYLLNYRYSTLGVFKALGINFGTGNAVPDYQDLNFKVAVPTGAKGKLTLFGIIGASDVQFLGNDVDTTVTDLYGTENSNTKVRYATNILGVSYEHNISAKTFAKLTLGMSTTDQKFNGDSISTVTREAFANSEGRFKTQKYSASLNLRHKINAKHSLYGGVTTDLLNFDLYNRNMYQAGKFDTVRVNVKGENSLLTQAYGQWKYRINRSMLLTTGVHFQHYSLNDKIAVEPRFGFQYAFKNGQSLSAGYGMNSQAQDVYTYFVQTKTPAGAVYTNKELDYTRSHHFVLSYENRLTENLLLKIEPYYQTINNAPVEKTKSSFSALNMGSSFGPSDRDSLVNEGTGKNIGIELTLERYFNKGYYFLITSSLFESKYKGSDKIERNTAFNTRYVLNVLAGKEIKIGRNKNNVLSASIRSTLVGGKYISPLNLEASRIRGDAVYDERRAFSLRQDPYFRTDLRFSFRKEYLRSTMEFALDLQNVTANQNVFQQTYNPRTNSLATQYQQGFFPVPLFRYTF, from the coding sequence ATGAAAAAATTATTACTATTTACTCTTCTATTCGTCGCGGGGCAGCTTGCTGCCGGACAGGCCTTCGCGCAACAGGCGACGCAGACGATCAGGGGCGTGATCCGTGACGAAGTTTCACAAACTCCCGTCATAGGCGCCTCTGTTATGCTCGTGCAGCCAGAAGGTTCAAACCCGATCGGTGCGATAACCGATGTAAATGGAGCCTTTAAAATCACGGGCGTGCCACAGGGAAGGCAAACATTCCGCATCACGTCTGTGGGCTACGAGGAGCAGCGGCTTTCTAATGTCCTGCTGACTTCGGGCAAGGAAGTGATTGTGAATGTTACCATGACCGAAAATGTGCAGGCGCTGAACGAAGTGGTGGTTACAGCCGACCGAAGCAATGACAAATCGAAGACTAACAACGAATTATCGCTCGTTAGCGGGCGCTCTTTCAACATTGAAGACACGAAACGTTATGCGGGATCTTTGGGAGATCCGTCCAGAATGGCAGCGAACTATGCGGGCGTGGTTTCCGGCGACGATTCCCGGAACGACATTGTTGTACGCGGCAATTCCCCGACCGGAATGCTTTGGCAGCTGGAAGGTCTCAACATTCCGAATCCAAACCATTTTGGCTCATTATCGGCCACAGGCGGTCCCGTTAGTTTGCTGAATAACAATGTTTTGGCCAAATCGGACTTCATGACCAGCGCTTTCCCTGCGCAATATGGGAATGCATTATCCGCGGTTTTTGACCTGCGTATGCGTGAAGGAAATAACGAGCAATCGGAGTTTCTCGGGCAGGTTGGCTTTAATGGTTTTGAGCTGGGAGCCGAAGGGCCTTTTTCCAAAAAATCAAAGGCTTCCTATCTTCTGAATTACCGCTATTCTACACTCGGGGTGTTCAAGGCGCTTGGCATTAACTTTGGAACTGGTAATGCTGTCCCTGATTATCAGGATCTTAATTTCAAAGTGGCTGTTCCCACGGGTGCGAAAGGCAAGCTGACATTGTTTGGCATCATCGGCGCCAGCGATGTCCAATTCCTTGGTAATGATGTGGATACGACGGTTACAGATTTATATGGGACCGAAAATAGCAACACAAAGGTGAGATACGCGACTAACATTCTTGGCGTGTCTTACGAGCATAATATTTCGGCCAAAACATTTGCAAAACTGACGCTCGGCATGAGCACGACGGATCAGAAGTTCAACGGCGATTCGATCAGTACCGTCACGCGGGAAGCCTTTGCCAATTCCGAAGGGCGTTTTAAAACACAAAAATATTCAGCGTCCCTTAATCTTCGGCACAAAATCAATGCAAAACACAGCCTTTATGGTGGCGTGACGACCGATTTGCTCAATTTTGATCTCTATAACCGAAACATGTATCAGGCTGGAAAATTTGATACGGTGCGTGTGAATGTGAAAGGCGAAAACTCATTGCTGACTCAGGCTTACGGTCAATGGAAATACAGGATCAACAGAAGTATGTTGCTCACGACTGGTGTTCACTTTCAGCATTATAGTCTGAATGATAAAATTGCCGTGGAACCAAGATTTGGTTTTCAGTATGCATTCAAAAACGGGCAGTCACTGAGCGCCGGTTATGGGATGAACAGTCAGGCGCAGGATGTTTATACCTATTTTGTACAGACAAAAACACCTGCCGGAGCTGTTTATACAAACAAAGAACTGGATTACACCAGAAGCCATCATTTTGTGCTCAGCTATGAAAACAGACTGACAGAGAACCTGTTATTAAAAATAGAACCTTACTATCAAACGATTAATAACGCACCCGTTGAAAAAACCAAGTCGTCATTTTCAGCACTCAATATGGGCAGTTCCTTCGGCCCCTCTGACCGCGACAGCCTGGTGAATGAGGGAACCGGGAAGAATATCGGGATCGAGCTGACTTTGGAAAGATATTTCAACAAAGGTTATTATTTCCTGATTACCAGTTCGTTATTTGAATCAAAATACAAGGGTAGCGACAAAATTGAGCGTAATACTGCTTTCAATACGCGATATGTTTTGAATGTGCTGGCTGGTAAGGAAATTAAGATTGGCAGGAATAAAAACAATGTGCTGAGCGCCAGCATCCGGTCGACGCTCGTGGGCGGAAAATACATTTCACCGTTAAACCTGGAAGCTTCGAGAATTCGCGGAGATGCAGTTTATGATGAAAGAAGGGCGTTCTCGCTTCGCCAGGATCCCTACTTCCGCACCGATCTCCGGTTTTCGTTCAGAAAAGAATATTTAAGAAGCACGATGGAATTTGCATTGGATCTGCAAAATGTGACCGCCAATCAGAATGTGTTCCAGCAAACTTATAACCCACGGACAAACAGCTTGGCGACTCAGTATCAGCAAGGTTTTTTCCCTGTGCCTCTTTTCAGATATACTTTTTAA
- a CDS encoding VOC family protein, which translates to MATRISPYLTFNGNCKEAMHFYKECFGGNLTLETIGDTPFAIEFPEGMHDQVMHAMLTNREFTIMATDFMGSQDFTAASDISIALLFDDQEEIIRCFTKLAAEGKVIYALNDQINDDLFGVVQDQFDIIWMFNYNITLTAKHSA; encoded by the coding sequence ATGGCAACGCGCATTTCACCCTATCTGACATTCAATGGCAATTGTAAGGAGGCGATGCACTTCTATAAAGAATGTTTTGGGGGAAATCTTACGCTCGAAACCATCGGCGACACGCCATTTGCCATTGAATTTCCCGAAGGCATGCACGACCAGGTCATGCACGCCATGCTGACCAACCGGGAGTTTACGATCATGGCGACCGATTTTATGGGCTCTCAGGATTTTACCGCGGCCAGTGATATCTCTATCGCATTGTTATTTGATGATCAGGAGGAAATTATCCGTTGTTTCACGAAACTTGCGGCAGAAGGGAAAGTGATTTATGCATTGAATGATCAGATCAATGATGACCTCTTCGGTGTGGTCCAGGATCAGTTTGACATTATCTGGATGTTCAATTACAACATCACATTAACTGCAAAGCATTCTGCGTGA
- a CDS encoding RNA polymerase sigma factor → MTTLSILAEAQKNDPVAQRKIFDTYGKQLYRLAKRYLSDHDLAQDAVAESFYIVLQKVAAASFIAVPPFEMWMKRILVNECLKIIRRDRRFEFLPDQEEVSIAVVDNDLIESLTAETIFQVIEQLPVGYRTVFNLYEIEGYTHPEIAKLLGISTGTSKSQLSKAKSMLQKRIIELDPIYAQRKII, encoded by the coding sequence TTGACTACACTTTCCATTCTTGCCGAAGCTCAGAAAAATGACCCTGTTGCACAGCGGAAAATTTTCGACACGTATGGAAAACAGTTATACCGGTTGGCAAAACGATATTTGTCAGACCATGATCTGGCGCAAGATGCTGTTGCAGAGTCATTTTACATTGTTTTACAAAAAGTAGCAGCAGCCAGTTTTATTGCGGTTCCTCCATTTGAAATGTGGATGAAGCGCATATTGGTAAATGAATGTTTGAAAATAATCCGCCGCGACCGCAGGTTTGAATTTTTGCCTGATCAGGAGGAGGTTTCTATTGCCGTTGTAGATAACGACTTAATTGAAAGCCTGACCGCAGAAACCATTTTTCAGGTCATTGAACAACTTCCTGTGGGTTACCGGACGGTCTTTAATTTATACGAAATAGAAGGCTACACACACCCGGAAATAGCAAAACTGCTCGGTATCAGCACCGGGACTTCAAAATCACAACTTAGCAAGGCCAAATCAATGCTGCAAAAGAGAATCATAGAACTCGACCCAATTTATGCACAACGAAAAATTATTTAA
- a CDS encoding AraC family transcriptional regulator, with protein sequence MRPNRLNVPQNDARSFDLRHEFVPFFTNPWHFHPEIELNHVISGAGTRFIGNCIERFESGEVILIGKNLPHYWKNDNIYYQPDSGVMSEAMVVRFSEDFVGKDFFQLPETSAIATLLDKAAAGIKLLEPLRSEIAAQLQTLIRMEGFEQLMFLMSLLHKMAVSPHLQPLSTPYAPGRSLAKNSNRLSQVKAYLHEHFTGQIFLNEVADLANMNESAFCRYFKSQTGQTLIQYVTDLRVRYACELLIKSEESVTQICFQVGFENVSHFIHAFKKLRGQTPFEFKKGKQPAYLPSFTPKEI encoded by the coding sequence ATGCGTCCCAACCGACTGAATGTTCCGCAGAATGATGCCCGGTCGTTTGACCTGCGGCATGAATTTGTCCCCTTTTTTACCAATCCCTGGCATTTTCATCCCGAAATTGAGCTAAACCATGTCATTAGTGGCGCAGGAACGCGTTTCATCGGCAACTGCATCGAGCGCTTTGAAAGTGGCGAGGTAATTTTAATAGGGAAAAACCTGCCGCATTACTGGAAAAACGACAACATTTATTACCAACCCGATTCAGGCGTGATGTCGGAAGCAATGGTTGTTCGGTTTTCCGAGGACTTTGTAGGCAAAGATTTCTTTCAATTGCCAGAAACCAGTGCCATTGCGACGCTTCTGGATAAAGCTGCAGCCGGAATCAAATTACTGGAACCACTTCGCTCCGAAATCGCGGCGCAGCTGCAAACGTTGATCCGGATGGAGGGCTTCGAACAACTGATGTTTCTGATGTCGCTACTGCATAAAATGGCGGTTTCACCACATTTGCAACCGCTTTCGACACCTTATGCACCTGGGCGCTCGCTGGCGAAGAACAGCAACCGGCTTAGTCAGGTGAAGGCTTATTTACATGAACATTTCACCGGGCAGATTTTCCTGAATGAAGTGGCGGATCTGGCTAATATGAACGAAAGCGCATTCTGCCGCTATTTCAAATCACAAACCGGCCAGACATTGATCCAGTATGTTACCGACCTGCGCGTTCGTTATGCGTGTGAGTTGTTGATCAAAAGCGAAGAATCGGTCACGCAAATTTGCTTTCAGGTCGGATTCGAGAATGTTTCGCATTTCATACACGCGTTCAAAAAGTTGCGGGGACAGACGCCTTTCGAGTTTAAAAAGGGCAAGCAGCCGGCTTATCTCCCAAGCTTTACACCAAAGGAAATATAA
- a CDS encoding 3-keto-disaccharide hydrolase, whose protein sequence is MMRISFLLLFVMFTGLSGQAQNKNSLSKSEQDAGWKLLFDGKTTNGWRGAYSTVFPKHGWVVKDGELRGELSEGAESGDAGDIVTQKKYRNFELVFEWKLGKGGNSGVKYFIEERLPKPEKGSQAGYEYQLIDDATYIYQDKLLPQDLKTASIYDVMAAEKPDVKMEVWHISKIKIENEQIEHWLDEVKVLDVNRKDAAFKQGIMDSKYKDYQGFGSIPEGYILFQDHGHSVAFRNIKIREL, encoded by the coding sequence ATGATGCGAATTTCCTTCCTTTTACTCTTCGTAATGTTTACCGGTTTGTCCGGCCAGGCCCAAAACAAAAATTCGCTTTCAAAATCCGAGCAGGATGCAGGATGGAAATTGCTATTCGACGGCAAAACCACAAATGGCTGGCGTGGCGCTTACAGCACGGTGTTTCCGAAACACGGATGGGTTGTAAAGGACGGTGAGTTGCGAGGAGAACTTTCTGAAGGCGCAGAATCGGGTGACGCGGGCGACATTGTGACGCAGAAAAAATACAGGAATTTCGAATTGGTATTCGAATGGAAGCTTGGAAAAGGCGGCAATTCTGGTGTGAAATATTTTATTGAAGAGCGACTGCCAAAACCCGAGAAAGGATCGCAAGCGGGTTACGAATATCAGCTTATCGACGATGCCACCTACATTTATCAGGACAAGCTTTTGCCGCAGGACTTGAAAACAGCTTCCATTTATGACGTCATGGCAGCCGAAAAACCGGATGTAAAAATGGAGGTTTGGCACATTTCAAAAATAAAAATAGAAAACGAGCAGATTGAACACTGGCTGGATGAGGTCAAGGTGCTGGATGTGAACAGGAAAGATGCCGCATTCAAGCAAGGGATCATGGATAGTAAATACAAAGATTATCAGGGCTTTGGCTCCATTCCGGAGGGTTACATTCTTTTCCAGGACCACGGTCACAGCGTCGCATTTCGGAACATCAAAATCAGGGAATTATGA
- a CDS encoding Gfo/Idh/MocA family protein, which produces MNRRNFIEKSAAAAAMIGFPTIVPASVFGKNAPSNRVTVGLIGTGRQGFGQNLQGADLETISARVPGLLEIPEAQILAVCDVDSWRMAQAKQVVETHYSKSKPGGAYKGCSEHQDFREIIARKDIDAVMISTPDYWHVPMAMMAARAKKHVSCEKPLSMSVHQGRDLVEAIKKYGIVNRTDSEFRSVRPQNHAVELVRNGRIGQLQKVEITFPSDPDPVPSQADMPVPKELNYDLWLGPMPYVPYTDMRVHTPFDLKKRPNWMRVDTYAQGMISNWGAHYFDMAQWANNSEYSGPVEVEGSGEFPKSLWNSMINFQVSYRYANGVEMTCQQTPTSKPGIRYTGSEGWIYVEGFPGAITAGNPAILNSKPTSSELDLSKTLWDKADFIEAVRNNRKTLEPLEVGHRTISISQIGLIACQTGQKLKWNPEKELFDGNNAANALLAAPLARKEWVL; this is translated from the coding sequence ATGAACCGCAGAAATTTTATTGAAAAATCGGCTGCGGCTGCGGCAATGATCGGCTTTCCTACCATTGTTCCGGCATCTGTTTTTGGTAAAAATGCGCCTTCTAACAGGGTAACGGTTGGTTTAATCGGCACGGGCAGGCAGGGCTTCGGCCAGAATTTGCAAGGCGCGGACTTGGAAACGATCAGTGCGCGGGTGCCGGGATTGCTTGAAATTCCCGAAGCGCAGATTCTGGCAGTTTGCGATGTGGACAGCTGGCGAATGGCTCAGGCTAAGCAGGTTGTGGAGACACATTATAGCAAAAGCAAGCCGGGAGGCGCGTACAAAGGTTGTTCTGAACACCAGGATTTCCGGGAAATTATCGCCAGAAAAGACATTGACGCCGTCATGATCTCGACACCGGATTACTGGCACGTTCCCATGGCCATGATGGCTGCACGCGCTAAAAAACACGTGAGCTGCGAAAAGCCGCTCAGTATGAGCGTACATCAGGGCCGAGACCTTGTGGAAGCCATTAAAAAGTATGGCATTGTAAATCGGACAGACAGTGAATTTCGTTCGGTAAGGCCTCAGAATCACGCTGTTGAGCTAGTTCGCAACGGTCGTATCGGGCAGTTGCAGAAAGTGGAGATCACTTTTCCTTCCGATCCGGATCCGGTTCCAAGCCAGGCTGATATGCCTGTTCCGAAGGAGTTAAACTATGATCTCTGGCTCGGCCCCATGCCTTACGTGCCTTACACGGATATGCGCGTGCATACCCCATTTGATTTGAAAAAAAGGCCAAACTGGATGCGTGTGGACACTTATGCGCAGGGGATGATCTCGAATTGGGGCGCACATTATTTCGACATGGCGCAATGGGCTAATAACAGCGAATATTCCGGCCCGGTGGAGGTGGAAGGCAGCGGCGAGTTTCCGAAAAGTCTTTGGAACTCCATGATCAATTTTCAGGTGAGTTACCGTTATGCAAATGGGGTTGAAATGACGTGTCAGCAAACGCCAACCAGCAAGCCGGGCATCCGTTACACCGGTTCGGAAGGGTGGATTTATGTGGAAGGTTTTCCAGGCGCAATTACAGCCGGTAACCCGGCCATACTTAATTCGAAACCCACTTCCAGTGAGCTGGATTTATCCAAAACCCTGTGGGATAAGGCCGATTTTATCGAAGCCGTGAGGAACAATCGCAAGACATTGGAACCATTGGAAGTAGGTCACCGCACGATCTCCATTTCGCAAATAGGGCTTATCGCCTGCCAGACCGGCCAGAAACTGAAATGGAATCCTGAAAAGGAGCTTTTTGACGGCAATAATGCTGCAAACGCATTGCTGGCTGCTCCTTTGGCCAGAAAAGAATGGGTTTTGTAA